DNA from Scheffersomyces stipitis CBS 6054 chromosome 1, whole genome shotgun sequence:
TTGGTACATCTGCTCCAAGACCTTTCCTTGAAAATctctttggaaagaaggaaattaagaagagagaagaaattatcAAAAACCAGGATGATTATGAATCTGATCCAGACGCCAAAATCACCATTTTGAGTGAAAAGAATTCGCCAGAATACAAGCCCTTTGACCCTGAAGTTGATATGGCCGACTTTAAGATCAATCAATGGAAATCTCAAGTAGTTAATCCAAAGAATATAGAAGCTACCTACACTTCTGAAAAGTTATCCCAAATCTTTAACGAAACATACAGAAACTTAaaaaacgaagaaatcaCTACACAACAATACAAGGACTCAGATTTGCACAACTTGAGCTTCAGATTTGAGTTTTCGAAATCGTTGCAAAAATCCTTAGGATTCGACATCAGTGACTATATTCTTTCTAGATCTCATACAGTGCAAGATTTATATAATGAAGTCGAAAAAGTGATAGCAAAGAGATGGACTAGTGAAAGAAACCCCAACGCAATTTCGTTGAGAccagaagacttcaagtcAACCAACGTATATTTGAACCAGGAATTAACCGAAAgtcaacagaagaaagctttcaagaaacttgtTGCACAAGCAAGAGAATCAGAAGCCAACTGAAGATGTAATTAGCTCCCATTTAGCATATAACTTGTATATATAATCCTAACGATAGACGAAACTATCCTGAAAGCAATATTTGTGTTCGCGATATTAAATAATAGCAATAGTTGCAAGTTAGCAAATTTACTAGAGTTAGCAGGGAGTAGTAGAAATTAACTAATAGAAGAGACGATCAGCGCTGGGATACTGAAGCGATAGGCGGTGGAGGAGGTAATTCCATAagcttcttcatttttctgGAACggtcttcgtcgtctttAATTCCCTGAGCTTCGAACTGTTGGATCTGAAGAGTCTTGTAGTAGCTCCATTTCAAGATGACAGATGTGATagagaagaacttgaagtctgGCCATAATGTGTCGACGAATTCAATCATGCAATTGAAATTAGCCTGCCAGAGCATGAAGTCGCTGAGTCTAGTGTGACCACTTGTTCTAATCAAGATATCCAACTCTGGCACGTCGGCACCAAAGTAattgttttctttcaaagttTGTAAAGTGATTTCGTCCTTGGAAGGAATCTCTTGGACTTGCACCTTTTCCGCAATATTCTTCATGGAAATTGCAATATCATCTCTTGAAGTATAAGGAAAACAAACATTGAGAGTACGGTTGTGTTTGGAATCCTTGGTGACAAGCTCTGCTCTTTCGAGATCTGCAAGGATATCTGGTGGAATGTAAGTTCTGTTTCCAATGATCCTGATTCTGACATTATTGAAACGAGCATAAGAATCTTCATGTTCAGAAATCTGGGTGATCTTATCTCTCAACAAGCCAAAGAGAGTATCGACTTCTTCCTGAGATCGATTGAAGTTCTCGATAGAGAAGGCATAGATGGTGACATGATCAATTCCGAGTCTATAGCAGACGTCTAGTACCTATAATGAAATGGTTAGTAGCTGCTCTAGCTTCTGCGTATACACATCTTTCTGTGTGATCGGTATCATAGATATGATCTATAGGTATATCATACGGTGAGCAACGTTTCTGCCCCCGAAATGTGACCCTCTTTAAGAGGCAAGTTCTTGGCTTTGGAGTATCTTCTATTGCCATCCATAATAAGAGCTACATGGTTTGGAATGGGACCTGTTTTCATGACTTCGATACAGAAGTCCTGGAAGAAACCGAAGAGATACGAGAAAAGTGGGAAATAAAGCACGAGATCAACAATTGCTTTGAAGGAGAACGACGAAAAGGGCGTCGAGGTTGTTTCAACCATTTCTGACGTAATATATGTATTTGGGTCTCTATATGGTCTCGATGTGATAGatctgtagaagaagaacgagaTACGTGAAAAATGAGAACGGCTGCAAATTGTCGCATTTTTATAGCGCAGAGAAAAAATGGAATCTGCGACCAGAGTAAAGAGAGTCTTTATGGCAACATCTCACTGATAAGGGTGAAGAGCAAATAGAAGGTGATAATGAATGAATGGTGTTAAAAACTTTATCATACAAACCCGTTTGTGCATTTCTCggttttgaagaatgaacGGTTTGCAACCTTGAATATTCGACTTCCTTGTGGCTAAGTTTTACAACGACTCTAATACATGATGCTGAGAAAAGTGACTCTATATGTTCCATTGAAAATAACATTATATTCAACCTATGAAGTGAAATGATAAATGATAAGGTGCGACGACTTGTTTTCCACGTTGGAACTGTCTCTGTCTTATTAACATATGTACATGCGTTCAAGCACTTTGAATGAAGTATTCAAAATTCTATTCTATTTTATTTTTAGGACCCAATTCAACTGTTCGTATCACCTTCTTGACCTCCTTCTTACTACGCTCCGTCTTTCTAGCTTCCTcaatcttgttcaagtagCCCAAATACACCACGACTTCTGCCACAAGCACCAACAAGGCAAAAAAGAGGCAAAGCAAAATCCGATAGCTATCTGGTAGTTTCCACGAAGATTCCGTCCAGTACCAGATGGCATAGGCCACGCTCGCCACGCTGATCAAGATATTTACAATGGTGGTGATCTGGTTCTTGAGCTCTTTGCTGGCCATTGCTGGAGTAATGTCGGGAGCAGCGCTGTTTTCGTACAATGTCGAATACTGCGGTGCTGGGTTAACGAGCCTTTGGTATtcgttttccttttcctgAAGACGTAGTTTTTCCATCGATTTGACAAACTCCCTGGACTTGGGCTTGTCCAGAAGCTTCTCGTTCTTGTTCGGTATCTGCAATGAAGTCAACTTGAGAAGCTCCAAAAGCGAATCTGTTGGCTTGAATGCCTTGTaaaagttgatcaagtccaCATGACTGATATCAGTTTTGGAAAGAACCGACTCTTTTATTTCTTTGCTGAGCGATGATGCCGCTATGAGCTGTTCCAATTTGGGCGTTAAAGTGTATCTCGTCATGGTAGTAGTTACagaattgtagataaaGTGGGATTAGTACGGCCTGTAATTATTGTAGACTTCTACGTCAATGTGAGGctggtcacgtgaaaatctTTAAACTAGAGTGGGATTGTTCATGAGACTCCAACTGCCCAATGGATCAACTTAGGAATATACGTCTTCCAACTTAAGTAGGACCAACCATGGCAGTTACACTGAATGGCATAGCATCACCATAAACCGTTCCTGTAACTGGTTGGATACAACCACGACGACATTAAATATgattcttggaaaacatTCTTTCCGCACTATTAGAAAACGACAGCGCGGCGGAATGAAGAGGCTGCAGCTTGCTTCAAAGTCCAAACTTTATCTAAACTACAAATCGTATGCTAAGTAATGAAAAGAGGAGACCATATAGATTTGTGGGTCTTTGTCCTTCTTCGAAGTCTTCTAGCACTTCCTCTTGCCGTATCCTATCTCTTGACCGAAACGGAAAATCACAGAGTATAACCTGCACATATACGCGATATGTTTTTGATTTGACCCGATTGGGGTTAATTGTAACTTTTCAAATGTGCTTTATCTTCCTTATAAAACGAATAGATATCAATTTTTGCTTTTCCAAAGTCAGGAAACTGCTATAACTACCCCTAAGCATACCCAATATGTCCAGCTTTAAGACCCCCAGAAAGTCTGGCAGTGCCACGTCTGGATCTTCCACTACAGCGGTAGATAGTGCTGTCTCAGATTCCAGAAAGAGACAGACCAAGCGAGATGATGctatcagaagaagaatcgaaaacgacttgaacaagaaaaaaagaggAGGAACAAGAACCTCTCGCAATCGTAGAGCAGCTCCCGGAACTGTTTTATCGTTAAAGCCTACTGACCCCATCATTTGCaagacttcttctacagtgTATGAAGTATCGCAGTTGATGACAGCTAGAAGAGAGAACTGTGTGCTTGTGGTCAACGATGTAGGAGAGTTGTTGGGGATTTTCACAGCTAAGGATTTGGCTTTCAGAGTGGTTGGTTCGAGCTTGAATGCTAACTCAGTCACTATTGATCAGATCATGACTCCCAACCCACAGTGTGCAAATGCCAACGCTGCTGCGTCTGAAGCTTTGACTCTCATGGTGGAAAGAGGGTTCAGACACTTGCCCGTTTTGGACGACAACAACCAGATCGTCGGTGTTTTGGATATTACTAAATGCTACGCCCAacaaatggagaagttggaaagGATGCATGCCTCTTCCAAAAAGTTGTACGAGGCTTTGGATTCTGTCCATTCAGAAATGGGCGTTGGACAGCAACCACTCCAGGTGTTCAAATATTttgagaacttgaagagcAAGATGAACGGGCCCACTTTGGAGTCGGTTTTGGATGCAAACACCGTGCCAGTGTATAGCAATGTGAAGTCTACAGTGTATGAAGCTACTGTTCTCATGAAAGAGAACAGAACTACTGCAGTTCTTGTCAAGGATAATAATGACGAGGTCACGGGAATTTTCACCTCTAAAGATGTGGTATTACGAGTCATAGCTGCTGGTTTAGACCCCAAGAACTGTTCTATAGTCAGAGTCATGACTCCTCAGCCAGATGTAGCCAAGGTCAACTTGCCCATTCAGCAGGCTTTGAGGCAGATGTTCGAGGGCCATTACTTGAACTTACCTGTAGTCGGCGACCAAAACGATATCATCGGAATAGTGGaggtgttgaagttgacgtATGCCACTTTGAACCAAATTAAACAGCTTGAAACAGCTGACTCTGTAGAGCAATCAGGTGCTACTTTGGAGCAGCAGGATTCGGAGGGTCCAGCTTGGAACAAGTTCTGGACTTCGATGGATGACGATGACAGCGATTCTGTCCACTCTGGTTCCATCACAGGAAGTGCTCCAGATGTGACAGCTTCTGAGTTCCAATCCTTTAACATCGACATCAAACCTTCTGACTCCATTTCCTACGTAGAGTCGCCCGTAAAGCCAGCTAGACAATCCACTttatcttctccaattgAGGATGACTTACCCTTCactttcaaattcaaatccCCAGCCATTGAAGGAAGAGTGCACCGTATATCTATAAGAGCCAGCGAAGGGCTTGACAAGTTGCGGGCTTTGATGGACGCGAAATTGCACACTAAGGACtttcagaaattgaaagtgAGCAAAGATAATAGCGACGAATTGTATGCTATCAGTTACGTAGACGACGAAGGAGATATTGTTTCGATTACGTCTGACAATGACCTTGTCGAATGTATTGCTATTAATACCAGACTAGACAATGACAAGGCAGACCTCTACCTTCATAACCCTCACGAGCATGCCCCAGTGGACACTATCAAAAGAAGTCTTCACGACAAGAGAGCCAAGACGACTATTATCGAAGGTGTTtccaacgagttgttgatttcagGAGCTTTGGCGTTCTTGGCTTCATCCATAGTTGTCGGCTTGACCCTTACTAGAAAATAGACTAATACGTATGTATATGTGTGAATGTAAATTGTGATAcaaatggctgcgaaaaatgcTGCAGCAAAAGCAATAGATGGAACGGGAGCGATAATTTTCCAGATTCcgaaaaaaattcaaatagGTATAGGCTGTGGATATGTAATACATACATATTAATGGTGTATGTatattgtttcttcaatatcagGAATCATACTTGATGTTCACCAGCTATCCATGATCCAATGAAAATCGTCACCTTTGTATTTATAAGCAAGACGGAATTTTATTGTTCCGCgtcacgtgaaaatctCCAAACTCGATTTTTCGATTCATATCTCTCCAACCTTGACTCCCTTTACTCTTCCACAGTCACCAGTCTGCCTGAATCGCAATGACTACGGTTTCGTCTACTATTGTAGGTGCATTAGCCTGTCAAAGAAACTCCTTTCTCAAAACTTTCAAGACCCAGGTGGTTTCCAGTTTTGAATATGTTCCTCCACCCAGTTCTCGTGACAAGCAGAATAAGAACAAAAAGGTAAAGGACGAAGCTCCCAAGGAAATTAAGTATGCCGTAGAACTAGAAGATACAATTTTGTTCCCTGAAGGTGGCGGTCAGCCTTATGATAAGGGTTCATTGACTTTACCCAACAACGAAGTCGTTCATGTAACTAGTGTATTAAGAGACAAGTTAACGGCTTTGCATATCACGGATGCTCCCGTAGAACCAGGCACCGAGGTCACTGTGGATTTGGACTGGGatagaagaattgactTGATGCAACAACACACGGGTCAACATTTGTTATCGGCTGTTTTTGACACCTACAAGTTGGAGACGTTGAGTTGGTCGATGGGAGAAATCATTAACTACATCGAATTGCCCGAAAAGGTCAGTGATGAAATCGTAGCTGAGGTTAATGCCAAGGTGAACAAGCTTATATTTGAAGCTATTCCCATTGAGGTAGTAACTCCCGATCAACATGGTGGAGAACTCGACTACTCTCACATTCCTGATGACTACGACTTGTCTCAAGGAATCATTAGAATCGTCAAGATTGGGCAGTTGGACGCTAATCCATGTTGCGGCACCCATTTGTCGTCAACATCGCAGATTCAGTCTATGTCGCTTTTGCACCAGGTTAGTGTCAGAGGTGGCCATTCTAGATTGTACTTCATCTGTGGAACGCGGGTGTACAAGTACTTAAGCAAGCAACATGAGCTCTTGAAGCTTGTCTCAGGCACTCATTTGTCGTGCCAGATCGAAGAAGTTGCCGACAAGGTTGCTCTTTTGAACTCCAACTACAGGAAGGCCCTTTCTCGTGAACAGAACTTGCTCAAAGAACTTGCGGCCGACGAAGCTAGCCGGATCTTCACCAGATTCAAAAACACAGATGCTAAAGTCGATTACGTCTACAGAGCCGAGAACAGCCCGGAATTCCTCATATTGGTACAGAAAGAATTGACCACTTTAATTAACAGTGATAAAGAATCAGGTGTCAACGTTACTGACGCCCAGACTGTAGTGTTGTTCAATGGAGACTATCCTTCGGGTACTGGAGGTATGGTAAAGATTCTTGGTCCACAAGCCGAGGTCCTTCAATCGGAGCTCAAGAGCAAGatcaaaaacttgaaagGTGGAGGAAAGGGAAATTCATTCCAAGGGAAGATAGCCAAGTATGAAAAGGGAGAATTGGAAACGCTATTCACGTACTTGGACACCTTCCGAAACTAATTGACGATATTTCTTTAATAGAATGTTAGAATTGATTTGTTAAAATATATTTTTACGTAAACTAATATGACTATAAGTACAATTGTAGACCGTTTGAATCTACGATACTTGCGACTGGTATGATACACTGTATTGTATAGATATGTACATGAATTGATATGTATAAGAGGTCAACGCTTAACCCAGGTAGGCGACTTTCTAGCCTTAACCTTACCAGGCTTCTTTCTTTCGACGTTTCTGGCATCAGAAGTCATCAAACCAGCCTTGGATAATCTAGGCTTGAGCAAAGGGTTGAACACAATGAGAGCCCTAGCAATGGCATACATGACAGCTTCAGTCTGTCCGGTGACACCTCCACCAGAAACTTTGGCAAAGATATTATACTGACCCTCCTGACTGATTACCTGGAAAGGATATGCTATTTTCTTACGGTCCGTGTCTTTAGGGAAGTACTCTACAAGCGATTTACCATTGATCAAAGTATCACCTTCACCTCTAGTCAACCACACTTCAGCAAAAGAGACCTTTCTCTTAGATTTTCCGTAGGCTTTACCTTCTTCGTCCAATGTCCTGGCCTTCTTAGCTGCACCCGTGAAGTCACTGGCAGTGCTTCGATACGATTCTAGGATTTCACTGACTTCTCTAGGCATCAACTCATGGTTGATACTTCTTAGTCTATGCAAAATGTTGGTCAACTCCTTGTAATGGATGTCTTTAAGTCTTGTTCCAGACTgggtcttcttcttgtatgtCTCGAATGAGATGAATTTGCTGGTACGGAGTTCTTCGTCAGAAAGCACTCGGGTCGGCAAGTCGATATATTTTCTCAAAACTCCATTCAAAACATTCATGTTTTCGTCGTGAACAGGATTTCCTCCAAAGAAAGTTTTGAGAGTAGGAACCACTCTGATGCGCTCGTATTCGTAGTTGTTCAAGCCTGTACGACTCATATTGCTTTGTACAGCTATTCTGACTCTGTTCTGCTCAAGTTTGGCTTTCAATGTAGCTGGGATAGGTGGTCTGGCTTCAATGTGTTCCTCGAGACGGACAGCAGCTTGTGAGAAACTCCGGCTGGGAGCTCTCAAAGCCCTTATGCTGGAAAATTGCCTCATTTCTATATTATTTTCGTGGCCGTATCTGTGGTTCTCGTGGAGTTCTTGTAGAGAGAATTGCCCTAAAATTTTGAAGGTTTGGAAAACTTTTCTGACTGTGCACgactttgttgaagtcacgtgaaaacCTAAAACACTATAGAGACAGAGAGAAACTAGTAAATGAAGCAGTATTGTTCAATCCCTAGATATAGTAGAATAGTAGTACGGTCTATAATGTCTATGTTCTTCAGAGTTACCATGATCTCGAACTTTCCTTACAATTTGCGTCTCTACATCTATTCATCATCATTATCTATTATATCCCTAACCTAGTCATTATAATACAAAAGCAGAAGAGTACCCAATCGCCTGTAACCTCACTTATATAGCTCCTCATGGATGCTGATTGCTATTTCCTCCATTTCCTGAAGAAGTAGAGTCCGCGTCAGCAGAAAGCAAAGAGGCTATACCGTTACGCTTGGGAACAGTAGGAGCGTTTCCGTTAGAGCCTATTGGGGTGTATGCTGGAAACGACGAAGGCGAGTTGAGCAAATCGTTGAGACTATTCTTACGAGGAGTCGGAAGTATTGGAGGCTTCATAACCGGCTCTACCTTGACTGGACTGGAGTCAGAATTCAACAAGCTCATGATGGATGCCTTGTGAGGCTGAGATGCCACTTGTGGTCTAGAAAAAATTGGAGGCAATGCAGGTTTATCATGATGGATAGGAAGAGTTGGTTGTTGATAAACTTGAGCCTTGTATGGTGGTGCTACTGTGGCTTGTTGTTCTACTTTTATAGACACTGGAACAGACGAAGTATCCGACGACAACAAATTGCTGAGTGGAGCTACATGTGTCCTAACTGTTGGCAAAGGAGGCTCTTGAATTGGTGGTGCATGCTGAAATGTACCCATGGGAATATACTGACGGATGATTGGGTCTTCATGTACTCTAATATGTTGAGGAAGaggttgttgttgatattgttcagCTTGATATTGTCGCTGCTCaacttgatattgttgttgtcgcTGTTCCCtctgttcttgttgatcttgttgttcttgttgctgatattgtcgttgctgttgaagttgctgctgttgcaattgttgctgttcaaCATCTTGCTGTTGTGCAATCTGCCGTTGCTGTTGTAGTTCAGTTTGTTCTTGCAGAAATTGGCCATCTTGATATTCATTGAATCCATCTTCAGGTGTATCTTCTGAACCGTCTGCTTTGGGATTGAGTACAGCAGCAAACTTAGCCTCCAATCTTTCATCAGCATCGCGTGCTGCCTTATTCCAGCCATTCTTCTCTGCATTTCTCTGGAAATAGTTGCGCACCATTGTGGCTGTTTTGGTTGTCAACTTATCAGCTATGGTAGTCCATTTCGTGCCATGTTCATTTAACAAATGTGGAAACATCGTGGCTTCAGTTATGCTCCAGTAGCTAGAAATGGTTCTACGGCGTTCCTTACTTTCAGGATCAGTCATACCACTGTCAGATTGAAGATCGCTTGGAGGTACAGGAAAGTCAACTTTCTGAGTTTCATCACCAATGCGATCCACAACCCCATTAGCCTGTGGAGTAACCACCGACTCAACTCCGtcttcctttctctttctctgtttcttcttagGTGGAGTACTGACCCCATTTTCTATactcaattcttctacaataGCCGTGGCTTCTGGTTTCTTTGGCTTGCCATCGAATACAGGAGCAGCAGCACGCTTTCTGCGACCAGTATCCGTAAATAGTTCCTCGGAAAATGCCTGAGAGTCTGTCACAGAAAGGGGAGGAGCCAATCTGGAGTCTATGCTTTCATCAGAAACGCTGGCTGTGTCTCttattggagttgaaactgGAGTCTGTGTTTGTGAAACATTTCTTGATCTCCCTTGCTTTCCACGACGTCCAGCCTTCTTAGTactctttttcttgaattgagCCAACAACTGTTTATAATTGACAGCCTTCTTCGTTATGTAGTAGTGAATCACACAGTCCGAGGCTGTTCTTAAACCCCCCATATGACGCGAAATGGCCCCAAATCTCTTGGGATACAAACAGAATCCTTCGCAGAAAAGCTGGTGCTCCGTAGGtgagaagttgttgacgAAATCTGTTTTGACTCTATGTGTCCAACCTTCTCTATCTTTTACAatattgttggagttcATATACTTGAAGTCGTCTCTCATAACTGGGTCGAGAATCAATTCTGGAATCTCAGCTGCAACTCTTTCAGCCTTAATCAATGGATCctcatcttgttcttcacCCAAAGACTTTAaaatttcttgaaactCTGCTTCCGTAGTTACTAAATCTCCATGCCTTCTACCACGACGATTTGGAGCTCCACCGGGCGCAGAGTCTGCAGGATTCTCAGGTGAACTAAATTGGCGCTGAAACTGTTTTCTATTGTCACTAGAATCGATCTCTCGCCTCATTTCATCGTCTGGAGGATGAAGCAATCGCAACTGCtgttccattttcttcctctCTACTTCCCATCTGTCGTGGCCATTTTTGTAGTCGTTCCACAATGTCAATCTCTTTCTATTAATCGCCTTGTTACGTGTTTTCAACTTATCAATCAAGGCAGCTCTCGACAATACGAATCTCTTGAATgcttttgaaaagaaaggaTAGTCGTTGAAATCCTCAATTGGTTGGTATAAGGTATATTTTAAAGATCCACTTTCTTCTAGTTTATGTTCAAACTCTTTCTCTAAAAGTTCAAACTCAGTTTCAATCTTGGTTAAAGGATACTTACATCCTTCTGGGTAGCATATTTCATTGGAAACATCAATCTTGACAACTTCAGGTACTTCTGTTTTCTCAACAGCAACGCGAATATCACCTTCATATTTCgtttctatttctatttcaatcttggacttgtcgtcgttttcttcctgtagatcttcgtcgtcttcttcatcaaggtcttgatcatcttcatccatGTCATTCTGCTCGAGCTTCATCTCTTCCTCTGTTTGCTCATCTTGATCGGTCTTGCCGATTTCAGATTTTGTGTCTATATCAAACCCAGGGGAAGGAGAATAATCGTCACTagactccttcttcattattgaCGACTTCTCAATATCTGTACTTGcacttctttctttgtcacGAAGCTCGTCCAAagtatcttcttcatcgtaaGAACTTCCCGTGCTCACTACTCTTGGTTTTGTATAGTCACGGTCACTAGTCTTCACAGAAGAAAACCGTTCTTGTGGTTTGGATAATTGGCCATAGTTTGCAGCAGAGCCATATGAATTTCTACCAGATGGGTAGTAAGTATCCCCCGATCTTTTTGTACCACTATTGACTAACGCTGAAGAGCCTCCACCAGACGAAAAAGAACCTCGAGCTCGATCTTTGGCGGAGTACCTTGATCCTACAGATCCTGACAAAGAACCTCTAGTACCAGCAATAGGCACCTTGTTGGAGTTATAAGTCGGCACGCTATTGGATGATTTCCATCTGAGGTTGTTGGTTCCAGAGAGATTAGCTGAAGTATCCGTCGGACCAGCTTGAGCGTATGAAGAATCGTATTTGTCTTTGCGGTAGTCGTTTCCTGCAAGGCTATTAGAAGGAAATCGGGAATT
Protein-coding regions in this window:
- the RT09 gene encoding mitochondrial 37S ribosomal protein MRPS9 (40S ribosomal protein S9, mitochondrial precursor), whose product is MRQFSSIRALRAPSRSFSQAAVRLEEHIEARPPIPATLKAKLEQNRVRIAVQSNMSRTGLNNYEYERIRVVPTLKTFFGGNPVHDENMNVLNGVLRKYIDLPTRVLSDEELRTSKFISFETYKKKTQSGTRLKDIHYKELTNILHRLRSINHELMPREVSEILESYRSTASDFTGAAKKARTLDEEGKAYGKSKRKVSFAEVWLTRGEGDTLINGKSLVEYFPKDTDRKKIAYPFQVISQEGQYNIFAKVSGGGVTGQTEAVMYAIARALIVFNPLLKPRLSKAGLMTSDARNVERKKPGKVKARKSPTWVKR
- a CDS encoding predicted protein; translation: MRSLIVRPVRVASIRPFGTSAPRPFLENLFGKKEIKKREEIIKNQDDYESDPDAKITILSEKNSPEYKPFDPEVDMADFKINQWKSQVVNPKNIEATYTSEKLSQIFNETYRNLKNEEITTQQYKDSDLHNLSFRFEFSKSLQKSLGFDISDYILSRSHTVQDLYNEVEKVIAKRWTSERNPNAISLRPEDFKSTNVYLNQELTESQQKKAFKKLVAQARESEAN
- the SYA1 gene encoding Alanyl-tRNA synthetase (Alanine--tRNA ligase) (AlaRS), whose amino-acid sequence is MTTVSSTIVGALACQRNSFLKTFKTQVVSSFEYQNKNKKVKDEAPKEIKYAVELEDTILFPEGGGQPYDKGSLTLPNNEVVHVTSVLRDKLTALHITDAPVEPGTEVTVDLDWDRRIDLMQQHTGQHLLSAVFDTYKLETLSWSMGEIINYIELPEKVSDEIVAEVNAKVNKLIFEAIPIEVVTPDQHGGELDYSHIPDDYDLSQGIIRIVKIGQLDANPCCGTHLSSTSQIQSMSLLHQVSVRGGHSRLYFICGTRVYKYLSKQHELLKLVSGTHLSCQIEEVADKVALLNSNYRKALSREQNLLKELAADEASRIFTRFKNTDAKVDYVYRAENSPEFLILVQKELTTLINSDKESGTVVLFNGDYPSGTGGMVKILGPQAEVLQSELKSKIKNLKGGGKGNSFQGKIAKYEKGELETLFTYLDTFRN
- the VPH2 gene encoding vacuolar H+-ATPase assembly protein (vacuolar H+-ATPase assembly protein Required for the biogenesis of a functional vacuolar ATPase (V-ATPase), but not part of the final enzyme complex.), which translates into the protein MTRYTLTPKLEQLIAASSLSKEIKESVLSKTDISHVDLINFYKAFKPTDSLLELLKLTSLQIPNKNEKLSDKPKSREFVKSMEKLRLQEKENEYQRLVNPAPQYSTLYENSAAPDITPAMASKELKNQITTIVNILISVASVAYAIWYWTESSWKLPDSYRILLCLFFALLVLVAEVVVYLGYLNKIEEARKTERSKKEVKKVIRTVELGPKNKIE
- a CDS encoding CBS/PB1 domain-containing protein, with the protein product MSSFKTPRKSGSATSGSSTTAVDSAVSDSRKRQTKRDDAIRRRIENDLNKKKRGGTRTSRNRRAAPGTVLSLKPTDPIICKTSSTVYEVSQLMTARRENCVLVVNDVGELLGIFTAKDLAFRVVGSSLNANSVTIDQIMTPNPQCANANAAASEALTLMVERGFRHLPVLDDNNQIVGVLDITKCYAQQMEKLERMHASSKKLYEALDSVHSEMGVGQQPLQVFKYFENLKSKMNGPTLESVLDANTVPVYSNVKSTVYEATVLMKENRTTAVLVKDNNDEVTGIFTSKDVVLRVIAAGLDPKNCSIVRVMTPQPDVAKVNLPIQQALRQMFEGHYLNLPVVGDQNDIIGIVEVLKLTYATLNQIKQLETADSVEQSGATLEQQDSEGPAWNKFWTSMDDDDSDSVHSGSITGSAPDVTASEFQSFNIDIKPSDSISYVESPVKPARQSTLSSPIEDDLPFTFKFKSPAIEGRVHRISIRASEGLDKLRALMDAKLHTKDFQKLKVSKDNSDELYAISYVDDEGDIVSITSDNDLVECIAINTRLDNDKADLYLHNPHEHAPVDTIKRSLHDKRAKTTIIEGVSNELLISGALAFLASSIVVGLTLTRK
- the SRT1 gene encoding cis-prenyltransferase involved in dolichol synthesis, producing the protein MVETTSTPFSSFSFKAIVDLVLYFPLFSYLFGFFQDFCIEVMKTGPIPNHVALIMDGNRRYSKAKNLPLKEGHISGAETLLTVLDVCYRLGIDHVTIYAFSIENFNRSQEEVDTLFGLLRDKITQISEHEDSYARFNNVRIRIIGNRTYIPPDILADLERAELVTKDSKHNRTLNVCFPYTSRDDIAISMKNIAEKVQVQEIPSKDEITLQTLKENNYFGADVPELDILIRTSGHTRLSDFMLWQANFNCMIEFVDTLWPDFKFFSITSVILKWSYYKTLQIQQFEAQGIKDDEDRSRKMKKLMELPPPPPIASVSQR
- the SNT1 gene encoding DNA-binding protein SNT1 (Nuclear receptor coregulator SMRT/SMRTER, contains Myb-like domains), with the protein product MSSSGSRGPPPNRYYERNEYNEYGRSRRKNFYSSNASSRRDYKSSGPGSSSLSHSKLNTNNEAIPPNASNNSGRSSFGTGPNVRDSRNNSSSYGNTNNPKTYGKHTGVSSNSPNSGQSSYTSYYPSYGKYGNFTSSSASANTTSPNADTSTGFYGSRSDSWRSDRIKSGDSRLSSSNKQVSSTYNSRFPSNSLAGNDYRKDKYDSSYAQAGPTDTSANLSGTNNLRWKSSNSVPTYNSNKVPIAGTRGSLSGSVGSRYSAKDRARGSFSSGGGSSALVNSGTKRSGDTYYPSGRNSYGSAANYGQLSKPQERFSSVKTSDRDYTKPRVSSIMKKESSDDYSPSPGFDIDTKSEIGKTDQDEQTEEEMKLEQNDMDEDDQDLDEEDDEDLQEENDDKSKIEIEIETKYEGDIRVAVEKTEVPEVVKIDVSNEICYPEGCKYPLTKIETEFELLEKEFEHKLEESGSLKYTLYQPIEDFNDYPFFSKAFKRFVLSRAALIDKLKTRNKAINRKRLTLWNDYKNGHDRWEVERKKMEQQLRLLHPPDDEMRREIDSSDNRKQFQRQFSSPENPADSAPGGAPNRRGRRHGDLVTTEAEFQEILKSLGEEQDEDPLIKAERVAAEIPELILDPVMRDDFKYMNSNNIVKDREGWTHRVKTDFVNNFSPTEHQLFCEGFCLYPKRFGAISRHMGGLRTASDCVIHYYITKKAVNYKQLLAQFKKKSTKKAGRRGKQGRSRNVSQTQTPVSTPIRDTASVSDESIDSRLAPPLSVTDSQAFSEELFTDTGRRKRAAAPVFDGKPKKPEATAIVEELSIENGVSTPPKKKQRKRKEDGVESVVTPQANGVVDRIGDETQKVDFPVPPSDLQSDSGMTDPESKERRRTISSYWSITEATMFPHLLNEHGTKWTTIADKLTTKTATMVRNYFQRNAEKNGWNKAARDADERLEAKFAAVLNPKADVEQRQYQAEQYQQQPLPQHIRVHEDPIIRQYIPMGTFQHAPPIQEPPLPTVRTHVAPLSNLLSSDTSSVPVSIKVEQQATVAPPYKAQVYQQPTLPIHHDKPALPPIFSRPQASIMSLLNSDSSPVKVEPVMKPPILPTPRKNSLNDLLNSPSSFPAYTPIGSNGNAPTVPKRNGIASLLSADADSTSSGNGGNSNQHP